The following proteins are co-located in the Sphingomonas panacis genome:
- a CDS encoding sulfatase family protein, whose amino-acid sequence MKVLTVTRLLATGALFAAIAVGQTAQAQTAAPTVASPAVAAVKPRNVIFILLDDLRYDGMGFLQPGLKTPNIDALARGGTYFPNTVVTSSLCSPSRATILTGMTARNHGVVDNNHSSEDGLTFFPRYLQQAGYQTAFIGKWHMGSDTDAPRSGFDKWISFKGQGAYYPTNGIAPAAAARGERNMLNIDGKPVTQKGYLTDELTDYAMSWLEKERDPNKPFFLYLSHKAVHSDPLPPPRYAHQYDGVNFRLPTSAANTPQNYAGKPMWVYNQRNSWHGVDFFYNSDMTMAEYLRYYYSTLSAVDDSVGRIMSYLKQRGLEKDTLVVFTADNGFQIGEHGLIDKRTAYEPSVRVPMVMYEPGTVPAGKVNQGQLRNLDYAPTFLDLAGVARPKQFEGVSAWPLITGKIDATAWKAPDFVYEYYWEWSFPMTPGTFAIRRGPLKYIQYYGVYDTDELYDVTKDPDEMHNLVNDPEYLADKIALRQAMYEQLADRSGHHVIPYTQRLSIGSVRRNRDGTGAAPFPQDWLVEPNRLDRLDDILPDSLAKAAAHASGQALRPMPVVGRDGNDVTSGSKP is encoded by the coding sequence ATGAAGGTTCTCACTGTGACGCGTCTGCTGGCTACCGGCGCCCTGTTCGCTGCGATTGCAGTCGGACAGACCGCGCAGGCACAAACAGCCGCGCCGACCGTCGCATCTCCTGCGGTAGCCGCGGTGAAGCCGCGCAACGTCATCTTCATCCTGCTCGACGACTTGCGCTACGACGGCATGGGCTTTCTGCAACCAGGACTCAAGACGCCCAATATCGACGCGCTTGCTCGCGGTGGCACCTATTTCCCGAACACCGTCGTCACCTCGTCGCTGTGCAGCCCGAGCCGGGCGACCATCCTTACCGGAATGACAGCCCGCAATCACGGGGTGGTCGACAACAACCACTCGTCCGAAGATGGGCTGACCTTCTTCCCGCGTTACCTCCAGCAGGCGGGCTACCAAACCGCATTTATCGGTAAGTGGCACATGGGCAGCGACACCGACGCTCCGCGTTCGGGTTTCGACAAGTGGATCAGCTTCAAAGGCCAAGGCGCCTATTATCCGACGAACGGCATCGCCCCCGCCGCCGCCGCACGCGGCGAACGCAATATGCTCAACATCGATGGCAAGCCGGTCACGCAGAAGGGTTATCTCACCGACGAACTGACCGACTATGCGATGTCGTGGTTGGAAAAGGAGCGCGACCCGAACAAGCCGTTCTTCCTCTATCTCAGCCATAAGGCGGTCCACTCCGACCCCCTGCCACCGCCACGGTATGCCCATCAATATGACGGCGTGAACTTCCGCCTACCGACCAGTGCGGCCAACACGCCGCAAAACTACGCCGGCAAGCCGATGTGGGTCTACAATCAGCGCAACAGTTGGCACGGGGTCGATTTTTTCTACAATTCCGACATGACGATGGCGGAGTATCTTCGCTATTACTATTCGACCCTGTCCGCAGTCGATGACAGCGTGGGGCGGATCATGTCGTACCTCAAGCAGCGCGGGCTGGAAAAGGACACGCTGGTCGTCTTCACTGCCGACAACGGCTTCCAGATTGGCGAGCACGGGCTTATCGACAAGCGTACCGCCTACGAACCTTCGGTCCGCGTACCAATGGTGATGTACGAACCCGGCACAGTCCCGGCCGGCAAGGTCAATCAGGGGCAATTGCGCAACCTCGATTACGCGCCGACCTTCCTCGATCTCGCTGGCGTAGCGCGACCGAAACAGTTCGAAGGTGTCAGCGCCTGGCCGCTCATTACCGGCAAGATCGATGCCACCGCGTGGAAAGCGCCCGATTTCGTCTACGAATATTATTGGGAATGGAGCTTCCCGATGACGCCCGGCACCTTCGCGATCCGGCGTGGACCGCTGAAGTACATCCAATATTACGGCGTCTACGACACTGACGAACTGTACGACGTCACCAAGGATCCGGACGAGATGCACAACCTCGTCAACGATCCCGAATATCTCGCCGACAAGATCGCGTTGCGGCAAGCGATGTACGAACAACTTGCCGACCGCAGCGGACACCATGTCATTCCCTATACGCAACGGCTGTCGATCGGATCGGTCCGCCGCAATCGCGACGGCACCGGCGCGGCACCCTTCCCGCAGGACTGGCTCGTCGAGCCCAACCGCCTGGACCGGCTCGACGACATCCTGCCCGACAGTCTCGCGAAGGCGGCGGCGCATGCCAGCGGCCAAGCCCTTCGTCCGATGCCGGTGGTTGGGCGCGACGGCAATGATGTCACCTCGGGCTCGAAGCCATAA
- a CDS encoding formylglycine-generating enzyme family protein, which translates to MRPIAGGIFTMGSDRFYPEEAPQRRVRVDDFWIDETLVTNRDFSRFVTATGHVTVAEIPPDPHAYPDLPVEMAKAGSLVFVKPSGPVDMADPSGWWRFVHGADWRHPTGSGSDIAGLDDHPVVHIAFADAEAYARWAGKALPTEAEFEFAARGGLDDADYAWGDNLAPDGQILANYWHGRFPFANLRLDGWEGTSPVRSFPANPYGAYDLIGNVWEWTQDWWADSPPSPTGTARKSCCAVSNPRGAKQFQSYDPAQPGLRIGRKVIKGGSHLCAENYCQRYRPAARHPETIDTSTTHIGFRCVLRRPVSR; encoded by the coding sequence ATGCGCCCAATCGCGGGCGGCATCTTCACAATGGGTTCGGACCGTTTCTATCCCGAAGAGGCGCCCCAACGCCGCGTTCGTGTAGATGATTTCTGGATCGACGAAACGCTGGTGACCAATCGTGATTTCTCGCGCTTCGTGACGGCGACAGGTCATGTCACCGTTGCCGAAATTCCGCCTGATCCGCATGCTTATCCCGACTTGCCGGTGGAGATGGCGAAAGCGGGATCGCTGGTCTTCGTCAAACCTTCTGGCCCTGTCGATATGGCCGACCCGAGCGGCTGGTGGCGGTTCGTTCACGGTGCGGACTGGCGGCACCCGACCGGCTCCGGCAGCGACATCGCAGGACTCGACGATCATCCCGTCGTCCACATCGCCTTCGCCGATGCCGAAGCCTATGCCCGCTGGGCCGGGAAGGCACTCCCGACCGAAGCCGAGTTCGAATTTGCCGCGCGTGGCGGGCTGGACGACGCCGATTATGCCTGGGGCGACAATCTGGCTCCCGACGGGCAGATACTGGCGAATTATTGGCACGGCCGGTTTCCCTTCGCCAACCTGCGCCTCGACGGCTGGGAGGGGACATCACCGGTCCGCAGCTTCCCGGCCAATCCCTATGGTGCCTACGACCTGATCGGCAACGTCTGGGAATGGACGCAGGATTGGTGGGCAGACTCCCCCCCTTCCCCGACCGGCACCGCGCGCAAGAGTTGCTGCGCGGTGAGCAATCCGCGCGGTGCCAAACAATTCCAGAGCTACGATCCGGCACAGCCCGGCCTGCGCATCGGCCGCAAGGTCATCAAGGGCGGCTCGCACCTGTGCGCGGAGAATTATTGCCAGCGCTATCGCCCCGCCGCGCGTCACCCCGAGACGATCGATACATCGACGACGCATATCGGCTTCCGATGCGTTTTGCGCCGCCCTGTATCGCGCTGA